TGGGAAACAAACAGGTTTGGGATAATGGAGAATATATCGTTATGGTTGTTGGTGGACCAAACAATAGAAAAGATTATCATTACAATGAAACACCAGAATTTTTCTATCAAGTAGAAGGTGACATGGTATTAAAGATTATTGATGATAAAGGCGAAATGATTGATGTAGAAATTAATGAAGGAGATATTTATTTGCTACCAGCAAAAGTACCTCACTCTCCTCAACGTAAAGAAAATACAGTTGGTTTAGTTATAGAATATCCAAGATCTGAAGGAATGTTAGATGCTTTAGAATGGTATTGTGAGAATTGTGGTACACCTTTGTACAGAGAAGAGTTTGCTTTAGATAATATTGAAACAGATATGCCAATTATTTTTGATAAATATTATTCAGATAGAGAAAAA
This genomic stretch from Tenacibaculum jejuense harbors:
- a CDS encoding 3-hydroxyanthranilate 3,4-dioxygenase; translation: MNLVQPLNFKKWIDEHRHLLKPPVGNKQVWDNGEYIVMVVGGPNNRKDYHYNETPEFFYQVEGDMVLKIIDDKGEMIDVEINEGDIYLLPAKVPHSPQRKENTVGLVIEYPRSEGMLDALEWYCENCGTPLYREEFALDNIETDMPIIFDKYYSDREKCTCSNCGTVMEAPKKKVNS